In one window of Henckelia pumila isolate YLH828 chromosome 1, ASM3356847v2, whole genome shotgun sequence DNA:
- the LOC140876486 gene encoding uncharacterized protein isoform X4, whose product MGGGAVEQLQQQLFPEGSLVEVKTDEDGFKGVFFVATVISSPRKKGRKSFKKLLVEYHNLVASEDGSKRLRESVDVTFVRPAPPPQEDFEGFGLNDSVDAFYKDGWWIGIISQVLQGGRFIVTFQSPPDVLEFGLSELRVHWDWCNGSWFRPEKQGITSLMFEVGRKVEVSFEVEDFLGAWFPAAIHKVLTNGTYLVEYHSSNSSNEDQFLKATVDSLHVRPCPPFLKDKNYVLLEKVDCFFNFGWWNGVITKVLEDCRYVIFFKQQNKEKEFHQSELRPHMDWKDSKWFTSSQLHEDLPLRSSEDEKLSPHASENTGGNTVAVLVSSLGNNDCDKRTLCSLNLGENQIEPLIVGNEKYSHEKLPHQSCQSASGNILAVAASNPRDKDDSVQKTPCLLDFSENQIEPLVSTYKKSSHPAKLRSKRRWHLSEAHRALSRPIKKLKEGNIPEVCEQVASDRSAEEFLCSSGNDITIFTTQLSTIDQSSENLSPTELRKPQNLCGNDYSISRILEKSRTPTLQFDSSEPDCGVRSLGINSAGIEQDAAEDALNEHAEKETELPIIIGLPCAEINSSGLGTSRGKRGGYGSSSKKILRPRSDQILHSNVSAIEDTKNSNRTETGDLSQKRKRGRPRKVLISSPQVLVTGIAKNGSVASSYIGRKDGDSHGDNEVVMTDNYLEFNEPNYDLTDGFDPKNSIKNSKRTLAEVHNEQAMKESTRLPKSPSKRGGRHRTEVGKTTESNYLTGALEKIVDEIHCNVSDEQHSKWIEGMQTPTRNDSGKIIESNSLIETLEKTIDEVPCNELNEPLSKWIEGMRTPTIKDSGKTIELNCLTEGLEAPFDELDEPLSKWIEAMQTPATMKDSGVLPGSPVEKCVEKNDNSVFVDGSEKQKRSGVQPCGFDDTCATVPSEQEDLPFAKNVVLWKTIDSMDVLQRIPQRPHFRPLIHLKESSREGLAIGCMVTFSTVVEKASKLQINDPKSIADEILEILEDLEKYGFDVKVVEQCVGQMLEVKHKQEELREEAKGIDSQISHHNLEKQKINEEMGEMRRQILMLQEKISVAAAAQEKEESKIAPLHSKLQKVEEDIKMIELEFQNLAAAM is encoded by the exons atgggcgGTGGTGCAGTAGAGCAACTCCAGCAGCAGCTCTTCCCAGAGGGCTCCTTGGTTGAGGTGAAGACCGACGAAGACGGTTTCAAGGGGGTCttttttgtagccactgtgatTTCCTCTCCGAGAAAGAAAGGCAGAAAGAGTTTCAAGAAACTCCTGGTGGAATACCACAATCTCGTGGCCAGTGAAGATGGATCCAAGCGTTTGAGAGAAAGCGTTGATGTTACGTTCGTCAGACCCGCTCCGCCACCACAGGAGGATTTCGAGGGTTTTGGGCTAAATGACTCCGTCGATGCGTTCTATAAAGATGGTTGGTGGATAGGTATCATCTCGCAAGTTCTCCAAGGAGGAAGGTTCATCGTGACTTTTCAAAGCCCGCCGGACGTGCTCGAGTTTGGGCTCTCTGAACTTAGGGTTCACTGGGATTGGTGTAACGGAAGTTGGTTCAGACCCGAAAAGCAG GGTATAACAAGTTTGATGTTTGAAGTTGGGAGGAAGGTAGAAGTGTCCTTTGAAGTGGAAGATTTTCTGGGCGCATGGTTTCCCGCCGCCATACATAAAGTCTTGACAAATGGAACTTATTTAGTTGAGTACCATAGTTCAAATAGTAGCAATGAAGATCAGTTTCTTAAAGCAACGGTTGACTCTCTCCATGTCAGACCTTGCCCTCCTTTCCTCAAGGATAAAAATTATGTTTTGTTGGAAAAAGTTGATTGCTTCTTTAACTTTGGCTGGTGGAATGGCGTGATCACGAAAGTGCTTGAGGATTGTAGATATGTTATCTTTTTCAAGcaacaaaacaaagaaaaggAATTCCATCAGTCAGAATTAAGACCTCATATGGATTGGAAAGATAGCAAATGGTTCACTTCTTCCCAG TTACACGAGGATCTTCCACTCCGATCTTCAGAAGATGAAAAACTTTCACCCCATGCATCTGAAAATACTGGTGGCAACACAGTGGCAGTTCTGGTGAGCAGTTTGGGGAATAACGATTGTGATAAGAGAACACTCTGTTCATTGAACTTGGGCGAGAATCAGATAGAGCCATTAATTGTTGGTAATGAGAAATATTCACATGAAAAGCTTCCACACCAATCTTGTCAAAGTGCTAGTGGAAACATATTGGCAGTTGCAGCGAGCAATCCACGAGATAAAGATGACTCTGTTCAGAAAACTCCCTGTTTATTGGACTTTAGTGAGAATCAGATAGAGCCATTAGTTTCTACCTACAAAAAATCTTCACATCCTGCTAAATTACGTTCAAAACGAAGATGGCATTTGTCTGAGGCACATAGAGCGCTCTCACGGCCTATAAAGAAGCTCAAGGAAGGAAATATACCCGAAGTGTGTGAACAGGTTGCATCTGATAGATCTGCTGAAGAATTTTTATGCAGTTCTGGGAATGATATTACCATCTTTACGACACAACTGAGTACAATAGATCAGTCCTCCGAAAATCTTTCACCGACCGAG CTGAGAAAGCCCCAAAATCTTTGTGGAAATGATTATTCCATTTCCAGAATTTTGGAGAAGAGCAGAACACCAACATTACAGTTTGACAGTTCAGAACCGGATTGTGGAG TTAGAAGTCTGGGAATTAATTCTGCTGGAATTGAGCAAGATGCTGCAGAAGATGCCCTAAACGAACATGCAGAAAAAGAAACTGAATTGCCTATCATCATAGGTCTGCCATGTGCAGAAATTAACAGCTCTGGATTAGGAACATCAAGAGGCAAGAGAGGTGGTTATGGTTCCAGCAGCAAGAAGATTTTGAGACCTAGGAGCGACCAGATTCTGCATTCAAATGTTTCAGCAATAGAAGACACGAAG AATAGTAACCGAACAGAAACTGGAGATCTCAGCCAGAAAAGAAAGAGGGGAAGGCCACGCAAGGTGCTGATCAGCAGTCCTCAGGTTCTTGTGACTG GAATTGCTAAAAATGGAAGTGTTGCTTCAAGTTACATTGGCAGAAAAGATGGTGATTCACATGGTGATAATGAAGTTGTGATGACTGATAATTACTTGGAATTCAATGAGCCTAATTATGATCTGACTGATGGGTTTGACCCCAAAAATAGTATAAAAAACAGCAAGAGAACTTTGGCCGAAGTGCATAATGAACAAGCTATGAAAGAATCAACGAGGCTGCCAAAAAGTCCTTCAAAAAGAGGTGGTAGACATAGAACTGAAG TAGGGAAAACAACAGAATCAAACTATTTGACAGGAGCACTTGAGAAAATCGTCGATGAAATACATTGCAATGTTTCAGATGAACAACATTCAAAGTGGATTGAAGGGATGCAGACTCCAACCCGCAATGACTCGG GAAAAATAATAGAATCGAACTCTCTGATAGAAACACTCGAGAAGACCATTGATGAAGTACCTTGCAATGAGTTAAATGAGCCGCTTTCAAAGTGGATTGAAGGGATGCGGACTCCAACCATCAAGGACTCAG GGAAAACAATAGAATTGAACTGTTTGACGGAAGGACTCGAAGCACCTTTTGATGAGTTAGACGAGCCACTTTCAAAGTGGATTGAAGCGATGCAGACTCCAGCAACTATGAAGGACTCGG GAGTGTTACCTGGAAGCCCTGTGGAGAAATGTGTGGAAAAAAATGATAATTCGGTGTTTGTAGATGGCAGTGAGAAGCAAAAGAGAAGTGGTGTCCAACCTTGTGGATTTGATGATACATGTGCAACAGTGCCAAGTGAGCAGGAAGACTTGCCTTTTGCAAAAAATGTTGTTCTTTGGAAAACAATCGATTCCATGGACGTCTTGCAACGAATACCACAGAGGCCACATTTCCGCCCTTTGATACACTTGAAAGAGAGTTCACGAGAAGGATTGGCTATTGGCTGTATGGTAACCTTTTCCACGGTCGTGGAAAAAGCTTCCAAGTTGCAAATTAATGATCCCAAAAGCATTGCAGATGAAATTTTGGAAATACTAGAAGACTTAGAAAAGTATGGGTTTGATGTTAAGGTTGTAGAACAGTGTGTAGGTCAAATGCTCGAGGTGAAACACAAGCAAGAAGAACTTAGAGAAGAAGCAAAGGGAATTGACTCCCAAATTAGCCATCACAATCTTGAAAAACAAAAGATCAATGAAGAGATGGGTGAGATGAGGAGGCAGATTTTAATGCTGCAAGAAAAGATTTCCGTGGCTGCAGCTGCCCAAGAAAAAGAGGAAAGCAAAATTGCGCCTTTGCATTCTAAGCTGCAAAAAGTTGAAGAGGACAtaaagatgatagaactcgagtTTCAAAATTTGGCTGCTGCTATGTAA
- the LOC140876486 gene encoding uncharacterized protein isoform X1, with protein MGGGAVEQLQQQLFPEGSLVEVKTDEDGFKGVFFVATVISSPRKKGRKSFKKLLVEYHNLVASEDGSKRLRESVDVTFVRPAPPPQEDFEGFGLNDSVDAFYKDGWWIGIISQVLQGGRFIVTFQSPPDVLEFGLSELRVHWDWCNGSWFRPEKQGITSLMFEVGRKVEVSFEVEDFLGAWFPAAIHKVLTNGTYLVEYHSSNSSNEDQFLKATVDSLHVRPCPPFLKDKNYVLLEKVDCFFNFGWWNGVITKVLEDCRYVIFFKQQNKEKEFHQSELRPHMDWKDSKWFTSSQLHEDLPLRSSEDEKLSPHASENTGGNTVAVLVSSLGNNDCDKRTLCSLNLGENQIEPLIVGNEKYSHEKLPHQSCQSASGNILAVAASNPRDKDDSVQKTPCLLDFSENQIEPLVSTYKKSSHPAKLRSKRRWHLSEAHRALSRPIKKLKEGNIPEVCEQVASDRSAEEFLCSSGNDITIFTTQLSTIDQSSENLSPTELRKPQNLCGNDYSISRILEKSRTPTLQFDSSEPDCGVRSLGINSAGIEQDAAEDALNEHAEKETELPIIIGLPCAEINSSGLGTSRGKRGGYGSSSKKILRPRSDQILHSNVSAIEDTKNSNRTETGDLSQKRKRGRPRKVLISSPQVLVTGIAKNGSVASSYIGRKDGDSHGDNEVVMTDNYLEFNEPNYDLTDGFDPKNSIKNSKRTLAEVHNEQAMKESTRLPKSPSKRGGRHRTEVGKTTESNYLTGALEKIVDEIHCNVSDEQHSKWIEGMQTPTRNDSGKIIESNSLIETLEKTIDEVPCNELNEPLSKWIEGMRTPTIKDSDSIDQSLGKTIELNCLTEGLEAPFDELDEPLSKWIEAMQTPATMKDSGVLPGSPVEKCVEKNDNSVFVDGSEKQKRSGVQPCGFDDTCATVPSEQEDLPFAKNVVLWKTIDSMDVLQRIPQRPHFRPLIHLKESSREGLAIGCMVTFSTVVEKASKLQINDPKSIADEILEILEDLEKYGFDVKVVEQCVGQMLEVKHKQEELREEAKGIDSQISHHNLEKQKINEEMGEMRRQILMLQEKISVAAAAQEKEESKIAPLHSKLQKVEEDIKMIELEFQNLAAAM; from the exons atgggcgGTGGTGCAGTAGAGCAACTCCAGCAGCAGCTCTTCCCAGAGGGCTCCTTGGTTGAGGTGAAGACCGACGAAGACGGTTTCAAGGGGGTCttttttgtagccactgtgatTTCCTCTCCGAGAAAGAAAGGCAGAAAGAGTTTCAAGAAACTCCTGGTGGAATACCACAATCTCGTGGCCAGTGAAGATGGATCCAAGCGTTTGAGAGAAAGCGTTGATGTTACGTTCGTCAGACCCGCTCCGCCACCACAGGAGGATTTCGAGGGTTTTGGGCTAAATGACTCCGTCGATGCGTTCTATAAAGATGGTTGGTGGATAGGTATCATCTCGCAAGTTCTCCAAGGAGGAAGGTTCATCGTGACTTTTCAAAGCCCGCCGGACGTGCTCGAGTTTGGGCTCTCTGAACTTAGGGTTCACTGGGATTGGTGTAACGGAAGTTGGTTCAGACCCGAAAAGCAG GGTATAACAAGTTTGATGTTTGAAGTTGGGAGGAAGGTAGAAGTGTCCTTTGAAGTGGAAGATTTTCTGGGCGCATGGTTTCCCGCCGCCATACATAAAGTCTTGACAAATGGAACTTATTTAGTTGAGTACCATAGTTCAAATAGTAGCAATGAAGATCAGTTTCTTAAAGCAACGGTTGACTCTCTCCATGTCAGACCTTGCCCTCCTTTCCTCAAGGATAAAAATTATGTTTTGTTGGAAAAAGTTGATTGCTTCTTTAACTTTGGCTGGTGGAATGGCGTGATCACGAAAGTGCTTGAGGATTGTAGATATGTTATCTTTTTCAAGcaacaaaacaaagaaaaggAATTCCATCAGTCAGAATTAAGACCTCATATGGATTGGAAAGATAGCAAATGGTTCACTTCTTCCCAG TTACACGAGGATCTTCCACTCCGATCTTCAGAAGATGAAAAACTTTCACCCCATGCATCTGAAAATACTGGTGGCAACACAGTGGCAGTTCTGGTGAGCAGTTTGGGGAATAACGATTGTGATAAGAGAACACTCTGTTCATTGAACTTGGGCGAGAATCAGATAGAGCCATTAATTGTTGGTAATGAGAAATATTCACATGAAAAGCTTCCACACCAATCTTGTCAAAGTGCTAGTGGAAACATATTGGCAGTTGCAGCGAGCAATCCACGAGATAAAGATGACTCTGTTCAGAAAACTCCCTGTTTATTGGACTTTAGTGAGAATCAGATAGAGCCATTAGTTTCTACCTACAAAAAATCTTCACATCCTGCTAAATTACGTTCAAAACGAAGATGGCATTTGTCTGAGGCACATAGAGCGCTCTCACGGCCTATAAAGAAGCTCAAGGAAGGAAATATACCCGAAGTGTGTGAACAGGTTGCATCTGATAGATCTGCTGAAGAATTTTTATGCAGTTCTGGGAATGATATTACCATCTTTACGACACAACTGAGTACAATAGATCAGTCCTCCGAAAATCTTTCACCGACCGAG CTGAGAAAGCCCCAAAATCTTTGTGGAAATGATTATTCCATTTCCAGAATTTTGGAGAAGAGCAGAACACCAACATTACAGTTTGACAGTTCAGAACCGGATTGTGGAG TTAGAAGTCTGGGAATTAATTCTGCTGGAATTGAGCAAGATGCTGCAGAAGATGCCCTAAACGAACATGCAGAAAAAGAAACTGAATTGCCTATCATCATAGGTCTGCCATGTGCAGAAATTAACAGCTCTGGATTAGGAACATCAAGAGGCAAGAGAGGTGGTTATGGTTCCAGCAGCAAGAAGATTTTGAGACCTAGGAGCGACCAGATTCTGCATTCAAATGTTTCAGCAATAGAAGACACGAAG AATAGTAACCGAACAGAAACTGGAGATCTCAGCCAGAAAAGAAAGAGGGGAAGGCCACGCAAGGTGCTGATCAGCAGTCCTCAGGTTCTTGTGACTG GAATTGCTAAAAATGGAAGTGTTGCTTCAAGTTACATTGGCAGAAAAGATGGTGATTCACATGGTGATAATGAAGTTGTGATGACTGATAATTACTTGGAATTCAATGAGCCTAATTATGATCTGACTGATGGGTTTGACCCCAAAAATAGTATAAAAAACAGCAAGAGAACTTTGGCCGAAGTGCATAATGAACAAGCTATGAAAGAATCAACGAGGCTGCCAAAAAGTCCTTCAAAAAGAGGTGGTAGACATAGAACTGAAG TAGGGAAAACAACAGAATCAAACTATTTGACAGGAGCACTTGAGAAAATCGTCGATGAAATACATTGCAATGTTTCAGATGAACAACATTCAAAGTGGATTGAAGGGATGCAGACTCCAACCCGCAATGACTCGG GAAAAATAATAGAATCGAACTCTCTGATAGAAACACTCGAGAAGACCATTGATGAAGTACCTTGCAATGAGTTAAATGAGCCGCTTTCAAAGTGGATTGAAGGGATGCGGACTCCAACCATCAAGGACTCAG ATTCAATTGATCAATCCCTAGGGAAAACAATAGAATTGAACTGTTTGACGGAAGGACTCGAAGCACCTTTTGATGAGTTAGACGAGCCACTTTCAAAGTGGATTGAAGCGATGCAGACTCCAGCAACTATGAAGGACTCGG GAGTGTTACCTGGAAGCCCTGTGGAGAAATGTGTGGAAAAAAATGATAATTCGGTGTTTGTAGATGGCAGTGAGAAGCAAAAGAGAAGTGGTGTCCAACCTTGTGGATTTGATGATACATGTGCAACAGTGCCAAGTGAGCAGGAAGACTTGCCTTTTGCAAAAAATGTTGTTCTTTGGAAAACAATCGATTCCATGGACGTCTTGCAACGAATACCACAGAGGCCACATTTCCGCCCTTTGATACACTTGAAAGAGAGTTCACGAGAAGGATTGGCTATTGGCTGTATGGTAACCTTTTCCACGGTCGTGGAAAAAGCTTCCAAGTTGCAAATTAATGATCCCAAAAGCATTGCAGATGAAATTTTGGAAATACTAGAAGACTTAGAAAAGTATGGGTTTGATGTTAAGGTTGTAGAACAGTGTGTAGGTCAAATGCTCGAGGTGAAACACAAGCAAGAAGAACTTAGAGAAGAAGCAAAGGGAATTGACTCCCAAATTAGCCATCACAATCTTGAAAAACAAAAGATCAATGAAGAGATGGGTGAGATGAGGAGGCAGATTTTAATGCTGCAAGAAAAGATTTCCGTGGCTGCAGCTGCCCAAGAAAAAGAGGAAAGCAAAATTGCGCCTTTGCATTCTAAGCTGCAAAAAGTTGAAGAGGACAtaaagatgatagaactcgagtTTCAAAATTTGGCTGCTGCTATGTAA
- the LOC140876486 gene encoding uncharacterized protein isoform X2 — MGGGAVEQLQQQLFPEGSLVEVKTDEDGFKGVFFVATVISSPRKKGRKSFKKLLVEYHNLVASEDGSKRLRESVDVTFVRPAPPPQEDFEGFGLNDSVDAFYKDGWWIGIISQVLQGGRFIVTFQSPPDVLEFGLSELRVHWDWCNGSWFRPEKQGITSLMFEVGRKVEVSFEVEDFLGAWFPAAIHKVLTNGTYLVEYHSSNSSNEDQFLKATVDSLHVRPCPPFLKDKNYVLLEKVDCFFNFGWWNGVITKVLEDCRYVIFFKQQNKEKEFHQSELRPHMDWKDSKWFTSSQLHEDLPLRSSEDEKLSPHASENTGGNTVAVLVSSLGNNDCDKRTLCSLNLGENQIEPLIVGNEKYSHEKLPHQSCQSASGNILAVAASNPRDKDDSVQKTPCLLDFSENQIEPLVSTYKKSSHPAKLRSKRRWHLSEAHRALSRPIKKLKEGNIPEVCEQVASDRSAEEFLCSSGNDITIFTTQLSTIDQSSENLSPTELRKPQNLCGNDYSISRILEKSRTPTLQFDSSEPDCGVRSLGINSAGIEQDAAEDALNEHAEKETELPIIIGLPCAEINSSGLGTSRGKRGGYGSSSKKILRPRSDQILHSNVSAIEDTKNSNRTETGDLSQKRKRGRPRKVLISSPQVLVTGIAKNGSVASSYIGRKDGDSHGDNEVVMTDNYLEFNEPNYDLTDGFDPKNSIKNSKRTLAEVHNEQAMKESTRLPKSPSKRGGRHRTEGKTTESNYLTGALEKIVDEIHCNVSDEQHSKWIEGMQTPTRNDSGKIIESNSLIETLEKTIDEVPCNELNEPLSKWIEGMRTPTIKDSDSIDQSLGKTIELNCLTEGLEAPFDELDEPLSKWIEAMQTPATMKDSGVLPGSPVEKCVEKNDNSVFVDGSEKQKRSGVQPCGFDDTCATVPSEQEDLPFAKNVVLWKTIDSMDVLQRIPQRPHFRPLIHLKESSREGLAIGCMVTFSTVVEKASKLQINDPKSIADEILEILEDLEKYGFDVKVVEQCVGQMLEVKHKQEELREEAKGIDSQISHHNLEKQKINEEMGEMRRQILMLQEKISVAAAAQEKEESKIAPLHSKLQKVEEDIKMIELEFQNLAAAM, encoded by the exons atgggcgGTGGTGCAGTAGAGCAACTCCAGCAGCAGCTCTTCCCAGAGGGCTCCTTGGTTGAGGTGAAGACCGACGAAGACGGTTTCAAGGGGGTCttttttgtagccactgtgatTTCCTCTCCGAGAAAGAAAGGCAGAAAGAGTTTCAAGAAACTCCTGGTGGAATACCACAATCTCGTGGCCAGTGAAGATGGATCCAAGCGTTTGAGAGAAAGCGTTGATGTTACGTTCGTCAGACCCGCTCCGCCACCACAGGAGGATTTCGAGGGTTTTGGGCTAAATGACTCCGTCGATGCGTTCTATAAAGATGGTTGGTGGATAGGTATCATCTCGCAAGTTCTCCAAGGAGGAAGGTTCATCGTGACTTTTCAAAGCCCGCCGGACGTGCTCGAGTTTGGGCTCTCTGAACTTAGGGTTCACTGGGATTGGTGTAACGGAAGTTGGTTCAGACCCGAAAAGCAG GGTATAACAAGTTTGATGTTTGAAGTTGGGAGGAAGGTAGAAGTGTCCTTTGAAGTGGAAGATTTTCTGGGCGCATGGTTTCCCGCCGCCATACATAAAGTCTTGACAAATGGAACTTATTTAGTTGAGTACCATAGTTCAAATAGTAGCAATGAAGATCAGTTTCTTAAAGCAACGGTTGACTCTCTCCATGTCAGACCTTGCCCTCCTTTCCTCAAGGATAAAAATTATGTTTTGTTGGAAAAAGTTGATTGCTTCTTTAACTTTGGCTGGTGGAATGGCGTGATCACGAAAGTGCTTGAGGATTGTAGATATGTTATCTTTTTCAAGcaacaaaacaaagaaaaggAATTCCATCAGTCAGAATTAAGACCTCATATGGATTGGAAAGATAGCAAATGGTTCACTTCTTCCCAG TTACACGAGGATCTTCCACTCCGATCTTCAGAAGATGAAAAACTTTCACCCCATGCATCTGAAAATACTGGTGGCAACACAGTGGCAGTTCTGGTGAGCAGTTTGGGGAATAACGATTGTGATAAGAGAACACTCTGTTCATTGAACTTGGGCGAGAATCAGATAGAGCCATTAATTGTTGGTAATGAGAAATATTCACATGAAAAGCTTCCACACCAATCTTGTCAAAGTGCTAGTGGAAACATATTGGCAGTTGCAGCGAGCAATCCACGAGATAAAGATGACTCTGTTCAGAAAACTCCCTGTTTATTGGACTTTAGTGAGAATCAGATAGAGCCATTAGTTTCTACCTACAAAAAATCTTCACATCCTGCTAAATTACGTTCAAAACGAAGATGGCATTTGTCTGAGGCACATAGAGCGCTCTCACGGCCTATAAAGAAGCTCAAGGAAGGAAATATACCCGAAGTGTGTGAACAGGTTGCATCTGATAGATCTGCTGAAGAATTTTTATGCAGTTCTGGGAATGATATTACCATCTTTACGACACAACTGAGTACAATAGATCAGTCCTCCGAAAATCTTTCACCGACCGAG CTGAGAAAGCCCCAAAATCTTTGTGGAAATGATTATTCCATTTCCAGAATTTTGGAGAAGAGCAGAACACCAACATTACAGTTTGACAGTTCAGAACCGGATTGTGGAG TTAGAAGTCTGGGAATTAATTCTGCTGGAATTGAGCAAGATGCTGCAGAAGATGCCCTAAACGAACATGCAGAAAAAGAAACTGAATTGCCTATCATCATAGGTCTGCCATGTGCAGAAATTAACAGCTCTGGATTAGGAACATCAAGAGGCAAGAGAGGTGGTTATGGTTCCAGCAGCAAGAAGATTTTGAGACCTAGGAGCGACCAGATTCTGCATTCAAATGTTTCAGCAATAGAAGACACGAAG AATAGTAACCGAACAGAAACTGGAGATCTCAGCCAGAAAAGAAAGAGGGGAAGGCCACGCAAGGTGCTGATCAGCAGTCCTCAGGTTCTTGTGACTG GAATTGCTAAAAATGGAAGTGTTGCTTCAAGTTACATTGGCAGAAAAGATGGTGATTCACATGGTGATAATGAAGTTGTGATGACTGATAATTACTTGGAATTCAATGAGCCTAATTATGATCTGACTGATGGGTTTGACCCCAAAAATAGTATAAAAAACAGCAAGAGAACTTTGGCCGAAGTGCATAATGAACAAGCTATGAAAGAATCAACGAGGCTGCCAAAAAGTCCTTCAAAAAGAGGTGGTAGACATAGAACTGAAG GGAAAACAACAGAATCAAACTATTTGACAGGAGCACTTGAGAAAATCGTCGATGAAATACATTGCAATGTTTCAGATGAACAACATTCAAAGTGGATTGAAGGGATGCAGACTCCAACCCGCAATGACTCGG GAAAAATAATAGAATCGAACTCTCTGATAGAAACACTCGAGAAGACCATTGATGAAGTACCTTGCAATGAGTTAAATGAGCCGCTTTCAAAGTGGATTGAAGGGATGCGGACTCCAACCATCAAGGACTCAG ATTCAATTGATCAATCCCTAGGGAAAACAATAGAATTGAACTGTTTGACGGAAGGACTCGAAGCACCTTTTGATGAGTTAGACGAGCCACTTTCAAAGTGGATTGAAGCGATGCAGACTCCAGCAACTATGAAGGACTCGG GAGTGTTACCTGGAAGCCCTGTGGAGAAATGTGTGGAAAAAAATGATAATTCGGTGTTTGTAGATGGCAGTGAGAAGCAAAAGAGAAGTGGTGTCCAACCTTGTGGATTTGATGATACATGTGCAACAGTGCCAAGTGAGCAGGAAGACTTGCCTTTTGCAAAAAATGTTGTTCTTTGGAAAACAATCGATTCCATGGACGTCTTGCAACGAATACCACAGAGGCCACATTTCCGCCCTTTGATACACTTGAAAGAGAGTTCACGAGAAGGATTGGCTATTGGCTGTATGGTAACCTTTTCCACGGTCGTGGAAAAAGCTTCCAAGTTGCAAATTAATGATCCCAAAAGCATTGCAGATGAAATTTTGGAAATACTAGAAGACTTAGAAAAGTATGGGTTTGATGTTAAGGTTGTAGAACAGTGTGTAGGTCAAATGCTCGAGGTGAAACACAAGCAAGAAGAACTTAGAGAAGAAGCAAAGGGAATTGACTCCCAAATTAGCCATCACAATCTTGAAAAACAAAAGATCAATGAAGAGATGGGTGAGATGAGGAGGCAGATTTTAATGCTGCAAGAAAAGATTTCCGTGGCTGCAGCTGCCCAAGAAAAAGAGGAAAGCAAAATTGCGCCTTTGCATTCTAAGCTGCAAAAAGTTGAAGAGGACAtaaagatgatagaactcgagtTTCAAAATTTGGCTGCTGCTATGTAA